aggtggggacttgACCCCGGGTCTCCTGGCTCCCATTCGGGTCTCTCCAGACTTCTCTGGGGCCACGgcaggctgctccccaggggTTGCTTACCAGGGAccctggcctcccagccccagagctGCTTGGAATGAAGGGAGGGGGCACCGGACTCCCTGGGACTGTCCCGGGTGGGGGCAGCAACGGCAACAACGATGCCGAAGCACAAACACGGACCGCCCCAGCAGGGGCTGAGCCCCCGACAGCACTGCCCTGCAGTAAGCCCTCAGCACCCACCCGGGGGAGGCGACAGCAGGGCCCAGAGAGGTGGAgtgacatgcccaaggtcacgcagtgAGGAAGTGGCTGAGTGGCGACCCCAGGCCGGAGGCTGTTGGACTCCAGGGCCTGGACGGCCATGTGCAGGCACGCAGCTCACGCCCTGCTTATCCGAGTCGTCGGAGCAGGCAGGTGCCGAGGGCAGGCCTCTGGGAAGGGCCCGGTCCTCCTTGAGGTGTTTCCTGAGGGTCATAGGCCTGGGTGCACAGTGGAGGGCGTCCCTGGAGAGCTGCAGGGAAGGAGGGTCACAGGCCCGCGTGTCCTCGGCTGTGAAACGGGATCGTTGCCTTGGCCCCCTGGGTGGTGAAGGTTGAGAGGAAATGGCCTTGAAGGGGCTTTGAGGATGTGCTGGCCCCAAGAGGGGCTCACAGGGGCTCCATCTCTCTGCCGGGCCCTCCACTCAGCTCCCGAACCCcaacatgcctgggctggggggctaCTGTGGGGATCTGTGACAAAAAGGGCTTACGGATGCCGAGAGGGCAGGCAGAGGTCGGGGGAGGAGGCCTGAGCCCAGGGAACCCAGGGTCAAGGCCTGACCCCACTGGCCAGGTGAGTCAAGTCACCTgctggggtgaggctgggagcAACGTGCCCACTTTGAAGAGTTGCCGTACGAATTAAATAGAGGCATGTGTGAATTGCTGTGACATTATTCATGACACTGACCTTGACCTGTGTTTGaatacttttcctttcctttccttttatttttcgcttatagttgacattcagcactattttgtatgagtttcaggtgttcagcatagtggttaggcaacCATAGactttatgaagtgatccccctgatatttccagtgcccacctggtcCCACAGATGGTTATTACTGATTACCGGCAATATCCCCTCGGCTGCACTTTCCATCCCCGTGACTGTGCTGTAACCGCCAACCTGTGCTTCTCGGTCCTTTCACCGTTTTCGCCCAGTCCtccaatcccctcccctctggcgaccaccagtctgttctctgtatcgaTGAGtcagcttctgttttgtttgtttgtttctgttctttatattctgcatatgagtgaaaccatacggtatttgtcttttacttcacTGAGCACAATGCCCTCTGGGCCCACCCATGCCGTCGCAGATGgtagatttcattcttttgtatggctgagtaatagtccatgGTGTAAATGCGTCCCAGCTTTTCCATCCTTTTGCTTATTGgcgggcacctgggctgcttgcATGTCTTGGCTGTTACAAGCAAAgctacagtgaacatagaggCGTACGTATTCTTTTGAACTCATGGtttgggtttcttcggatatatacccgggggggggggggggatctctGGGTTCCATTTTCAATTCTTCGAGGAACCTCCGCACTGTCGAAAACTTTTGTCAACACCGGCAGGCCCCACCATGAGCTGGATCCCGCGCGCtcttgataaaaataaacatggtttcacaggtgtcGCAGCAGCTAAGGGACTCCCGGACTCAGCACCGTGAGATCGCCTTGGTCCGTGTGTTTCCCCAGCCAGTGCTGGCGGCCGGGAGGCCCTCGTCAGCTGGAGACCGGACCACTGTGACCCTCGGACTGGTCCCTCCAGCGCTGGGGCTCAGCACACGGCTGTCGCGGCGCGGACTGGAGAGGGCGAGTCGAAGGCCGGCTGACGTCACGCCGTCCGCCGGCGGAGGGAGCCTCCGGCTGAACGCGGCTCCGGCGCCCGCACGGCCGGCACCTCGCTTCTGTGTCCGAGCCAGGCCCCAAGTGCAGCTTCTCAAACctggaatacatttctgttttaaaactatagcaagacaaaaacaaaaacaaatacacaaaatgaagaaacagcaaGGCATACGCCTGCCTCGTGTCCCGGGTGGGTCTcttcctgccccccctcccccaccgccctcGGCAGGAGCGAGAGCAGGAAGGCCCGGCCTTCGGAGCCGGGGAGCCTGAGCCCAGGCCGAGCGCCGCAGCCTTCCGCACAGGCCCCCGGACTGCGAGGGCCATGGACGGGGCTCTGCGCGCGTGGGGAGTCCAGGCAGACAGACACGCTCCGAGCACAGCTGGACCGCAgcgctctctccctgccttcgGCGCGGCAGCCTGCTCCCCTGGAAAGGCAGCTCCTAATTAGAATGGATCGAAGCAGCTTCGCTCCGGCTTTGTCTCGGTCTCCGTTGAATTGTCGCTTTAAGACTTAATCTGGTTCAGTCGCCGGTGGGCTGGGAGCCTCTCGCTCGTGGAGGCCGGCaagtgagggggggggggcggtgcggaACCCAGAGCTCCGTGGTGCCGCTCAGCACCCTGCCCCCTACTGcaggcctcttttcctttcctctttttctccacctgctttctctccctttaATTTTCGTTCATTAACAACCCGAGGCTGCCCAGGGTGCCAGTCCCTGCCggtgggagtataaattggtacaatTTCTCTGGAGGGCAATTTGTCAAATGGTATTAAAAGCCTTAAACAAGTGCATGGGTTTTGACCTGGAAAGCTCCCTTCTAGGAACTGTTTCTGCAGAAATAACCGGACAGGGGTCGCGCACACGTGCAGGAGGATGTGGGCCTCGGTGTTTTGCTCGAGCGACAGCTTGGAAACCTGGTGTCCAGCTACAGGGGGGTCATTAGAAATGATCATGTGATAAACCAACCGGAAAAGAACCTTTCGGAGCTAATTGGGGACATTTGCATCCTGACTGGGTGTCAGATGCTCCTGAGGAATTACTGGGAACTTCTGTCAGGTGTGATCATGGCCTTGCGGTCGGTTTAGACACTCGACCAAGGGCTGGTGTTTGGTTTAAACCGGTGTAACCATAACCGTGACGGGAAGGGGGAGGGCGAGGCCACGTGGCAGAATCTGGCAGGTTCTGAGTCTGGCTGACAGGTGCATGGGGGTCCATGGTCCTGTTCTCTTTGGGGGTATGTTGAAAAGTCTTCacgatagccctggctggtgtagctcagtggattgagcgcgggctgggaaccaaagtgtcgcaggtttgattcccagtcagggcacgtgcctgggttgcaggccacagcccccagcaaccacacattgatgtttctctctctttctccctcccttccctctttaaaaaagtacaatctttaaaaaaagttttaaaaaaagtcttcatgATTTACAAAGAGATAAAAGAGTCCTGTAAAACCGTATCTCTTGACTTGAACTGATGCCCACAAGATCGGCAGTGAAAGAGGCACACACAGCGCTGTCGTATTTTTAGTTGAAAGAGGATGCACCGAGTGTCATGTGTGGAGGAGAAAGGATGGGAGTGAATACACTAGAAGGCAATTAGTGGCTATTCTGGGTGGTGGGGtttgaataattttcattttcttctttatttttatttgatagttTCCAagttggtttgttgttttttgtgtgtttttttctgcaaTAAGTGTACATCACTTTTAGCATACATCATTGATAAAAAAAAGTCGTAGTTACTAAGGAAAAGTCGGACATCACCCACTGCGCATTAGGCCACGCCTGGTGGAAAGAGGTTTTACATCACtgagtccacacacacacacacaggaaccgGCAACCTTGATGCCGCCGTGCCCACGGGACAGACCGGGAAGCCGAGCATCAGAGAGGGCGAGCGACTTGCCTGCAGAGGCACAGCGGCTCTGCCGATCCCACCCTCCCGATGTGAAGCCACTGCTCTCACCACGACACCCCAGCTTCTTCCGGGGGACTTATGAGGAGCAGCAGATGGGGACCCCGCCCTCTAGGAACCGGGGACCATGCTGTCTTTGCTCTCCTGGGCCACTGCCCCAGGCTCAGTCTGGGGCCACCTCCTTACTCCCCAAGAACCCGTTATTAATGCATAACAGCTTTGGGAAGAAAAGGCACTTTTTCCTCACATCTCAGGTACAATTCGGACAACAGCCCAGTCAATACGACCTCCTAAGGAGCCCTCCCGGTCTTCTCGCCTTTTTATCGTGGGAACAAGCTCTGTTTACTGGCAGAGAGGACCAGTGAACGGGGTTGTGTCCGTGAATATCCCAGAACCCACCGAGGGCTGCAGGCCGGGCTCCCAGTCCCGGCCCTGTCACCAGCAATCTGCAACCTAACGACGCAGTCCCTTGCTCTCTGGTTCCTCTGTCTCTGAAGTGAGTCAAGGATAATGCCTTAACAAAAATCGATTGGTTTCTGTGGAAAACAGGGAAGGCAACTCTAAATTGGGCTGAAAAGACATTTCCCCAGTTTGTGCTAATGCCGGAGATGGATAAAGCCTCGTTTCCGCCTCATCCCTGTAGCTCCGGGCTTTCTTATCTGGGCTCCTCCCCTCCATGCACTTCCTCTCCCATCCGCCCTCCGGTTCCCCCAGGTTAATCTTCCCACAGCAGAAGCCCAGGTGAGTCACCTCTGTTAAAACCCTTTATTGGCTCCACGCTCCctcctggaaaaagtccagctccTCTGCTCTGTGTGATAAAAGCTCCCTGCTTTCGCTTGGGCCTTCTCTCCAACTTCTCTCCTGCTGGGCACCCCAACTGCTCACCCTGTACTACACGCACCATTCCCTAGGAGGGCCCCCAGCGCCTtgccgcagggcctttgcacgggcTGCTCCCTTTGTCTGGAATGCCCTTCCCCCACTAGCACCCAAGGGACTTGAGCTACGCAAGGGCCTTGAGCTCCGCAAGGGCACAGCCTCAGGCGTCCAGACTccagcagggcccctgcccaGAGACGGACGCAGGAACAGGGTGCACGCCTACAAGACCGAaggctcctctctgcctctccaggcTGCAGTGGGTAGAATTCAGTTTCCATTCTGGGCTCAGTGGAATCTGTGCTTCCTGACACCCCAGTTTGGGACAGGAAATTTTTAGTTTTCgatattccatttttaaagacaCAACACTTTAGCACCGAGACAGATGTATTTTGTAATAGACGCTGACGCAGGTGGCCTCCTGTCCCTGAGTCTCCTTGCGGAGGACGGTCTGACCAACGCGCCACCCGGGCCACGGGCCTCTGCAGGGCTGGCTCTCACGGCAGGGGTGTCACGGTGAACCTCGGGGTCTGGGGGCGACCTCGGGGGGCTGCTCCCACCCTGTCCACGTCCGAACAGGGACCCCCAGCAAGGGACAGTGCCTCGGTGTCACAGAGGTACCGTGCTTGACCTGGGGAGCCAATTCCCCTTTCGGAACACCCaccctctgtgcccctcccccacccgcttgCCTGGGCTCCCCTGTCCTTCTGGGGGGTGGACCCAGCAGTGTCAGCAGGCGGCCACGGGCACTGGAGAAGGGTCACCTGCGCAGAGCCGGGGAGCGACCATTCCTCCCAGAGGGATGGAGACCGTGCAGGGCAGTGAgcagaagccccccccccccccgagtcctGAAGGAGGCAACAGGAGACGCTCTCGGCCCCCACACCAACCCCCTCCCCGCGGCAGCCGGGGGACCCTGGCCGGGGTGCTGTCCGCGTTCCACTGGGGTGCAGACGTCCAGCTTTCTCCTCCATGGGTGGTGGGTGATTCCGGGGCAGGGCCCGGGTCCCGTCCAGGTCTGTAACCCCCCGaagcccacacacacacacgattgtGCTGCACTTCTGAGTCCCAGCGCTGGGTGCCGGGGAGAGTGGAAGACGGGCCACCGCCGCCACGGACCACCCCCGAGGGGCCCACGGACCAACCAGGCCAGGGGGCGCCAGTCACTCCGCCCTCTCAAACcttaaatgtcaccttttcaAGGGAGGTCTTTCCCCAGCTCTTTGGGGGAagtatagtgattttttttttctttggaagcAAAGTAATGAACAGCCACTGACGTTTCCAAAACCGTGCCAGGCGCTACAAGGACATAAAAGCTGTGATATCTTTCCTCCACCGGCTCCCGCAGCCCTTGTGAGAGAATCCAGGTGCCTGCCGGCGCGGCCCTGCCCGTCTCAGCGCCTCTGCGTCCCCCGGCGCACACCCCGGCAACACCCGCACCGGTCCGGAGCTCCTGGACTCGCCCCGCGCCTTCACGCCTCAGGGCGTTTGCACCCGCTGTCCTTGCTGCTGGGTGGCTTGTGCCCCGGGTGGCCGAGTGGCTGTCAGACCTTCATTTCAATGTCACTTCTCCTTGGGTCCTTGGAGTTCCTCCTGCCCACTGAGCTCAGTGACCCCACCAATCACCGCCCGTCCCGGGCTGGCTCTGTGGCCTGCACAGCCCTCGGCACAGTCTGCAGGGCCTCCCCGGTTTATTCACGGCAGAACCAGTTTGCTGGGGAATCTTCACTCAGGGGGCTCCAAGCCTGAGCCATCTCGTTTCGAATTGCTTCATTCCATCACAATCTGCCCagtgccctccccccgccctgctgAGTCCTCCTCAGGCAGGCTGCTCAGAACTGTCTCCGGCACCCCTAGTTGTTGACACTCAGACCAGGCCAGCTCAAAGCTCTGCAGAAgtggggaagggagcaagagctttctctctctctctctccccccccccacccctgggtgcctccccagggcagggcgcTTCTTTTCCCCTTGCAGGCCTGCTCCTGGTCTGGGTCCTTTTCTTGTGACCCATCTCCCTGGAGATGGGGGTGCCTGGCGGAGCGTCCTCCGTGGCTAGTGTTCCTGGCAGCGGTAGCCCCTGACCTCTCCGGGGAGCAAGCAGCTCCCTTTGCCCAGAACTGTCTGGAGAGCCCCCCGACTCCCCTCTCAGTGGGTGAAACCCTTATCAGTGGAGAACACCCGCACTCCCTGCTGGTGGTGCAGGCTGCCCCCCACTGAGTCCCCCAGTTCCCAGGGCTGCGTGCCAAGCTCCCCCAAGGACACCCTCGTCACCTGTGCCTGCCTGCAGTTGGCCCCAGGTCCCTGCAGCTCAGGGCGCATCCAGCTGGGGCACAAAGTGCTGGCCTCCTCTGCTGGGCAGCGGCTTCTGTCTCAGGAAGGGTCTCATGGGACCTCCTTTGCTTggtcctggggctggggcaggccagGGAGCGGTACCCACTGACCAGCACCGCGACCTGACCACTCCGTCTTCTGATACAGACAAGGAAGAGCGGGGGCGAGGAGCGGTCGGGGGTGGTTGCCGGCAGGGACACTGCCACAGGGGAGGCGCCTGGCCCCGCCTCCTGTGATCCCTTTGGGAAGTGGGTTCCTTAGCGTCTCTTTGTCCACAGCTGTGGCTCCCAGGGACCAGCTCTGGGGCAACTGGAGATGTCCCCTCCAAGTCTCCTTGGTTGTTTTCGCAGGTCTTCCCTCCGGGAGCCCGTGACAGGAGACTGGCAGCTCGGCGTTGCTCGTGCTCAGAAAAGCGCCGGCACGCCGTCGGCCTCGGTGCTGTCTTCCGAAAGGATGGCTCAGTGGGAAGATGCCGCGACCACAGTGAGTTCACCAGGAAAAGTGaccaggggaggaagggggaagggaggggctgaCGGCTTTCACCTGTCATCTCGCTTATCACGGTGGCCGTGAAGGGCAGCCTGACTGTCCCTTAGTACATGAAAAGAGCTCCGCCCCCAACAGGCCGACtccagctgtgggggagggggcacagggatGAGGGTTGTGGCCACCCCGTGGCTAAGCCCCAGTTCTCTGACGAGggctcttcatctgtaaagtgggaggaGACTTGTCAAGATTCAATGAGCAAGTGCGTGTCAGGTGCTGAGCTCACGCAGGCACGCGGCAGACCACACACCGTGACCAGAGCCGTCCCCACTGCCATCACTGTCGCTGAGACCCCCATGCCTGGCGCCGTCCGCATGACCTTCCCACTCCCACGAGGCTAGAGATGTAGGGACTGGGGGCGAGGAAGCCCTTTGGGCTCTAGAACCCAAAGGGGCTGAGACCCTGGGGGGAGGGCGGCAGGCAGAGGCGGCCTCCGGTGCGGGCCCGCGGCCTGCACGCAGCCTGACACAGGAGGCGGCGAGGGGCCTCCGTGGGTCTTTAATCAGAGGAGTGGAAGCGGTGTTTTAGGGAGATTAATCTGGCAGCAGAAACAGGACGGAAAGCGGTCCAGCTCGGTGCAAAGAATTATGACGGCCGCCTGGCTCCGAGAGGCGGGTCACCGGAGGGAAGTGGCCTGGTTCTGGGCTCCCTGGCGCTCAGGGTTCCTggcagctgggaggggcgggTGCCTCACCAAGAGGCATCAAGggaggccagcagagggcgctgttCTGTGGGTGACAGTGGCCCCTGCAGGGGAGCTCTGGCACCCGGACAGCGAAGAGGCGGCAGAGCCTGGTGTGCGCGCATCAGGACAGGGCTGTCGGCACCCTGAGCCCCGCGGGGAGTTCCAAGCCCAGCGTCTCAACTGCGGCAAATTGTAAGCCATCCCATCCCACGGGGGTGTGTGCTCCGTGAAGGCCCTTCAGGGAGGGTGGCGGCGCCAGCGCCCCCAGCAGGCGGcccgcccagggccccagcctaGCTCCCCGGGCTGCTGGAGAACCAGCAGGCGAGGCGTGGAGTGGAAccagggctgccctggccaaGAACGGAAGGAGCCGCTGCTTCTACATGTTCTCATTTTATTCGAAGCTGTCACGTAGGTGGGAAGGgccaaccgccccccccccccgccccccgcccccgccttctCTCGGCTTCCAAGGAGACTGGCGGGTGGGCGGCCCTGCCAGGTCGCCAGCAGCACGCAGCCCCTCACACGAGCGCGCCGAAGATCTCCACCTTCTCCCGGTACAGCTGGTGGAACTGCCGGGCCAGATGCTGGAAGGGTGCTTCCCAGTTCTCCATCTCCTTCTGTGGAGACAGGTTGGAGAGGCCCGTCTGTGATGTGAGTCACCCGCATGCCGGTGTGCGCCCGCTCCCGCCTCGCGTCGGGGGCTGCACTCACTGCCCTCGCTTCCCCGGCGCATGCACCACGTGGGGAGGCGCTGTCACTGGGCCGCGTTATCAGAAGGAAACGGTGACATGCGgagattaagtaacttggccAAAGCCACACACGTGTCAGTCGTGGAGCTGAGTCTGAACCGAGATCTGTCCCTGCAGAGCCCGTCCTGGCAGCCGCCCTCACTCTGTATGAGGCAGGCTGTCCGTCACGGGACTTCTTTCTGGCTCCGCTCTGACGGAGGCCCCGGAGGCTGCGGCAAAACAACGGAGAGCAAGGACCCTCGCACGAGAGGGAGGGCTAGACAGCACGGGCCGCCCTCCCGTTGAGGGAAGGGTTGCACTGTGGCATCTCCCTCCAGGAGGggtgccccctcccctctagctCAGCGGGAGGTCCCACGAGAAAGCCCAAGGCTGGAGGCTTAGGGAAGAACCGAGGGGTGACGGAGGCTGGCTATTCGGTGTCCGCGCCGGGAGCGGGTTCACTGGGACAGCAGCATTGCTCCTCTGTCCActgaggctgcagctgccctgccctggccctcccaGGCTGGAGCGCTCCTAGCGGGACTCTGCAGGGACAGTCTGCAGGGGGCGCTGGGTCCCAGCAAGGACAGAGGGCCAGGAACCACAtctgagggaggagagaggcggTAGGTACCCTGGCCTGAGGAGGATCTCCTGCCACAGGGAGACTGCTGCTGGGAGGGCCCCGCTgatgggggcagtgggggcgTCTCTGAAGTGCTCAGAGCGTCAGCCTGAGACACCTGGCAAGTCCTGAGAGGCCACAGCAAGTCCACCGAGACCAAGCCCTCGCGCCTCCCCCCTTCCCTGCAGGCTACAGGCCCCGAGCTGAACTGGAGGGAGGTGCGGGCGCAGGAACGCAGCGGCggccagcctggccctgctgcccggGGCGGCTGGCGGGGAGGCGCCAACTCAGAATCAAGGTAGGAATTTGACAGCCCCCCAGCACTGGGCATCTTAAGAACCGAAATAACATTTCTGTGGCTAGAGATGCCCAGAGGACTTCCACTCTTTGGGTGCACGCAcgtattaaaaaaattttaattcaatttatttaaactaaaaacaaaacaaaaaaaaaccccaaccagttcacccatttctcccacccctacttgggcaaccatcagtctgttctctgtgtctatgagcttttttttttacatttcacatattAGAGAGATCAGCGGTACTGACCCTTCTCTGTcggactcatttcacttagcccGACACCCTcgagttccatccatgttgctgcaaatgtcagggtttctttctttttgtggatGGACAATATTCCGTTACAGCAATCCCAGTTTCTCggcccacccatccatccacggGCACGCAGGCTGTGTCTGCGTCTCAGCCGCCGTGCGTAGCGCCGCCGTGAACTCAGGGGTGAGGGCACCTTTCCAGCCAGTGCTTTCCTTCTCTTCGAGGAGAGACCCAGGACCGGGATTGCAGGGTCATGCAGTAGTCTTACTTTTAATTGTTGAGGAGCCTCCATATTTTTCCATCGTGGCTTTACTGTGTACacatattttagttgttttttttttttttttaagaaataagctGGCAGAAGAGAGAACCCACTACTTCTGAGACAGCAGCTCAGCTATGGACTCACGGAGGCCCGTTTCAAACAAAAGTTCAGCCTCGATGAGAGGCGACGAACTCTCCCCCATGCCTGGAAGAATTTCCAAACCAGAGAACGGCACCAagcccccaagcccagggttgCGCAGA
The sequence above is a segment of the Phyllostomus discolor isolate MPI-MPIP mPhyDis1 chromosome 2, mPhyDis1.pri.v3, whole genome shotgun sequence genome. Coding sequences within it:
- the IFT27 gene encoding intraflagellar transport protein 27 homolog isoform X1; the protein is MVKLAAKCILAGDPAVGKTALAHIFRSDGAHFQKSYTLTTGVDLVVKTVPVPDTGDSVELFIFDSAGKELFSEMLDKLWEGPDVLCLVYDVTNEQSFGSCGKWLEKAQVQVPGASLPEGDGELGSTLPASGPAVPPAVPGEGGDLRRARVRGCVLLATWQGRPPASLLGSREKAGAGGGGGGRLALPTYVTASNKMRTCRSSGSFRSWPGQPWFHSTPRLLVLQQPGELGWGPGRAACWGRWRRHPP
- the IFT27 gene encoding intraflagellar transport protein 27 homolog isoform X2: MVKLAAKCILAGDPAVGKTALAHIFRSDGAHFQKSYTLTTGVDLVVKTVPVPDTGDSVWEGPDVLCLVYDVTNEQSFGSCGKWLEKAQVQVPGASLPEGDGELGSTLPASGPAVPPAVPGEGGDLRRARVRGCVLLATWQGRPPASLLGSREKAGAGGGGGGRLALPTYVTASNKMRTCRSSGSFRSWPGQPWFHSTPRLLVLQQPGELGWGPGRAACWGRWRRHPP